The DNA region GGTTCTGACGGTTATCTCTGACATTGCCGATCAGACCAATCTTTTAGCATTAAATGCCGCCATTGAAGCAGCAAGAGCAGGAGAGCATGGACGCGGATTTGCCGTCGTTGCGGATGAAGTTAGAAACTTGGCTGAACGCACTCAAAAAAGCCTTACTGAGATCAATGCCACCATCAATGTCATTGTCCAATCCATCAATGATGCAAGCGACCATATGGGGAGCAATTCAAAAAATATGGAAACACTCGCTGTCATTGCCTCTGAGGCAGAAAAAAATATTCATGAAACAGCGGTGATTATGGATAATGCAACACTTTCAAGTGAAAATACAGTGAATGATTACATTGAAACCGGTAAAAAAGTCGATGCCATTGTCACTAAAATTGAAGTGATCAATACGATTACGATCAGTAATACACGTAGCATGGAAGAAGTCAGTAGTGCGACGGATCACTTAAGTGACCTGACTGAAAAGCTCAACCAAGTCTTGGGTAACTTTAGAACCTAAAATAAAGGAGTGTTTTTACACTCCCTTTTGTCCAAAGAAACGATAAAAGGCAAGCGTAGTTGCTCTTGCCTCTTCTAAACTCACCTCTTTAAACCTCACACGTCCACCTGCCTTAAGCTGTGCCAGTTTAAAACAATCCACAGCAATGACAGAGCCAATTTTAGGATATCCCCCAATCGTTTGACGCTCTTTTAAAAGGACAATGGGTTCACCATGACTTGGGATTTGTACCGCACCATAGCAAATAGGTTCAGAGAGAATTCCCGTGGCACTGGGTACCACTTTTTCACCGCTTAGACGATACCCCATACGATCGCCCTCGCCCTTAAAGGTATAAACACTGTTAAAAAATGTTCCTTGGGACGAGGCATCAAACATTGCTTCTTGGTAGCCTTTCACTAAACGAAGAGTTATCTCCTCTGGGTAATGCGGTATAAACTGCTTCTCCAATTTTCGACGATCCATCGGACAACGCGCTCCAGATGTGGGAAGTTGATCGCCCGTTTTAAGCTTCCTTCCTTCAATGCCTCCAAGCCCTTCTTTAATGCTGGTTGAGAAGCTACCATAAAGGTGAGGCGTTTGAAAACCACCTGCTACGGCAAGGTACGCAAACTGCCCTTCACTGGCAAATCCAAAGGAGAGTGTATCTCCCTTTTTAAGCTGATGAACTTGCCATAAGCCAATGGTATGACCATTGAGTTTTGGGTGCATAGTCGCACCACAAATGGCTATGCACATCTCACTTTGTGCTTTAAGGGCGATTCCACCTAAAGCTATCTCAATGGATGGCGTATTAAAATCATTACCCACCAAAAAGTTGGCATATCCAAATGCCATTTCATCCATAGCACCACTTTGTGTCAGACCAATGTCGCTAAAACCTCTGCGCCCCGCATCTTGAATACAGCTTTGAACACCACCATTTTCAACTAAAAAGCCCTTCATAGCTTGCCTCC from Sulfurospirillum diekertiae includes:
- a CDS encoding biotin-dependent carboxyltransferase family protein, with translation MKGFLVENGGVQSCIQDAGRRGFSDIGLTQSGAMDEMAFGYANFLVGNDFNTPSIEIALGGIALKAQSEMCIAICGATMHPKLNGHTIGLWQVHQLKKGDTLSFGFASEGQFAYLAVAGGFQTPHLYGSFSTSIKEGLGGIEGRKLKTGDQLPTSGARCPMDRRKLEKQFIPHYPEEITLRLVKGYQEAMFDASSQGTFFNSVYTFKGEGDRMGYRLSGEKVVPSATGILSEPICYGAVQIPSHGEPIVLLKERQTIGGYPKIGSVIAVDCFKLAQLKAGGRVRFKEVSLEEARATTLAFYRFFGQKGV